The proteins below are encoded in one region of Asticcacaulis excentricus CB 48:
- a CDS encoding SGNH/GDSL hydrolase family protein — translation MKHTSLIALTSLLALSAGAASAQTYDRVITFGDSLSDSGNLYAVTGGTQPPAPYNRRFTNDKVWVEYLIGTMNGYTTAGVPTGNVNFAFGGARTDAQANPPGTAVQLQAYQARGGTFGARDVVTMWAGANNLFQGLPVAATNPATATGVMGSLASSAAGDIASQVNTIAGAGAGTVLVLNLPDLNNTPQFKGTAAQDLAGFSSSSFNSALNTAVKTVAASRPTTNIVQVDINTAFKLIIANPSAFGLSDVTSSCVATTACVTGGASVQNNYLFWDGVHPTAAGHRLVAAVATQYLYTPTLSEGVSLFADVSYAARRNAMLGFNHRLYEGQKGVFVEVIGDQAQSERTVNLQSAPGATAAGLKTKAYDYDLTGLRFGTVFGHGEAATFGAGVTLLKGDATGYLLTAKPTLISFDAGAKWDKGPHFVTLGLGMGYEEFEDYRRQTTLAAVTIQQEKVQGWSASAQVETGWRHDMGTLSLTPVARLSWVSGHMRGFDENYTVGAVSFDGRKVSALSGALELRAQARLSDKTRLTGSLGYEDVLSGETDPLKGQLINNTALPFSREMGERPTEGVIAGVGLTTEVMGFGVTARYAGSFGKDDHKTQSALIALTRAF, via the coding sequence ATGAAACACACCAGCCTTATCGCGCTGACCTCCCTCCTTGCCTTGTCGGCAGGGGCGGCCTCGGCCCAGACTTATGATCGCGTCATTACCTTTGGTGACTCGCTGAGCGATTCCGGCAATCTCTACGCCGTGACAGGCGGGACGCAGCCGCCGGCGCCGTATAATCGTCGCTTCACCAATGACAAGGTATGGGTCGAATATCTGATCGGGACGATGAACGGCTATACGACGGCCGGAGTGCCGACGGGCAATGTCAATTTCGCCTTTGGCGGGGCGCGCACCGATGCGCAGGCCAATCCGCCGGGCACAGCTGTGCAGCTTCAGGCCTATCAAGCGCGCGGCGGCACCTTTGGGGCGCGCGACGTTGTTACAATGTGGGCTGGGGCCAACAACCTCTTTCAGGGCCTGCCGGTCGCGGCAACTAACCCCGCCACGGCGACGGGTGTAATGGGCAGCCTCGCCTCTTCGGCGGCTGGCGATATCGCGTCTCAGGTCAATACGATCGCCGGCGCAGGGGCGGGTACGGTGCTGGTGCTGAACCTACCCGATCTCAACAATACGCCACAGTTCAAAGGCACCGCAGCGCAGGATCTGGCCGGGTTCTCCAGTTCGTCCTTTAATTCTGCGCTGAACACGGCCGTGAAGACCGTCGCCGCTAGCCGTCCCACCACCAATATTGTGCAGGTGGACATCAATACGGCGTTCAAGCTGATTATCGCCAATCCGTCGGCCTTCGGGCTCAGCGACGTGACCTCAAGCTGTGTGGCGACCACGGCCTGCGTCACCGGCGGGGCTTCGGTTCAGAATAATTACCTGTTCTGGGATGGGGTGCACCCGACCGCTGCCGGGCATAGGCTCGTGGCCGCCGTCGCCACGCAATACCTCTATACACCGACCCTTTCCGAGGGGGTGAGCCTGTTTGCCGATGTGTCTTATGCGGCACGGCGCAATGCCATGCTGGGCTTCAATCATCGTCTCTATGAAGGTCAGAAGGGCGTCTTTGTCGAAGTGATCGGCGATCAGGCGCAATCGGAACGCACGGTTAACCTGCAATCGGCCCCAGGTGCGACGGCGGCGGGTTTGAAGACCAAGGCTTATGATTACGACCTGACGGGGCTGCGCTTCGGCACGGTGTTCGGACATGGCGAAGCCGCCACCTTTGGCGCGGGTGTGACCCTGCTGAAGGGCGATGCTACGGGCTATCTTTTGACCGCCAAGCCGACGCTGATCAGCTTCGATGCCGGGGCCAAGTGGGATAAGGGGCCGCACTTCGTCACCCTGGGTCTGGGCATGGGCTATGAGGAGTTTGAGGACTATCGCCGTCAGACGACGCTGGCCGCTGTCACCATCCAGCAGGAAAAGGTTCAGGGGTGGTCAGCCTCTGCGCAGGTCGAAACCGGTTGGCGGCACGATATGGGGACGCTGTCCCTGACGCCGGTGGCGCGCCTGTCGTGGGTCAGCGGCCATATGCGCGGCTTTGACGAAAACTATACCGTAGGCGCCGTCAGCTTTGACGGGCGCAAGGTTTCGGCCCTGTCCGGAGCACTAGAGCTGCGAGCGCAGGCACGCTTGAGCGACAAGACGCGTCTGACGGGTTCGCTAGGCTATGAAGACGTGCTGAGCGGTGAGACAGACCCGCTGAAAGGCCAGTTGATCAATAACACCGCCCTGCCGTTCAGCCGCGAGATGGGCGAACGCCCCACGGAAGGTGTCATAGCCGGGGTCGGCCTAACGACCGAGGTGATGGGCTTTGGCGTGACAGCGCGCTATGCGGGCAGCTTCGGCAAGGATGACCACAAGACTCAGTCCGCCCTGATCGCCCTGACCAGGGCCTTCTAA
- the ctrA gene encoding response regulator transcription factor CtrA, with translation MRVLLIEDDSATAQSIELMLKSEGFNVYTTDLGEEGVDLGKIYDYDLILLDLSLPDMSGLEVLRQLRVGKVNTPVMILSGTSEIETKVKTLGGGADDYMTKPFHKDELIARIHAVVRRSKGHAQSVIKTGDIIVNLDAKTVEVAGNRVHLTGKEYEMLELLSLRKGTTLTKEMFLNHLYGGMDEPELKIIDVFICKLRKKLAVANDGNSYIETVWGRGYVLRDPQEQGGIVAA, from the coding sequence ATGCGCGTACTGCTGATTGAAGACGACAGCGCGACTGCTCAAAGCATTGAGCTGATGCTGAAATCCGAAGGGTTCAATGTCTATACGACGGACCTGGGCGAAGAAGGCGTGGATCTGGGTAAGATCTACGACTACGACCTGATCCTGCTCGACCTGTCGCTGCCTGACATGTCTGGCCTCGAAGTGCTGCGTCAACTGCGCGTCGGCAAGGTCAATACGCCGGTCATGATCCTTTCAGGCACCTCCGAAATCGAAACCAAGGTCAAAACGCTCGGCGGCGGTGCCGACGACTATATGACCAAGCCGTTTCACAAGGACGAGCTGATCGCCCGCATTCATGCGGTGGTGCGTCGCTCCAAGGGCCACGCCCAGTCGGTCATCAAGACGGGCGACATCATCGTCAATCTCGACGCCAAGACGGTCGAAGTCGCGGGCAACCGCGTGCACTTGACCGGCAAGGAATATGAGATGCTGGAGCTTCTCTCACTGCGTAAGGGCACGACGCTCACCAAGGAGATGTTCCTGAACCATCTCTATGGCGGCATGGACGAGCCGGAACTTAAGATCATCGACGTCTTCATCTGCAAGCTGCGCAAGAAGCTGGCCGTGGCGAACGATGGTAACTCTTATATCGAAACCGTCTGGGGCCGTGGCTATGTGCTGCGCGACCCGCAAGAGCAGGGCGGCATTGTCGCCGCCTAA
- a CDS encoding MliC family protein encodes MRRSLSIVALCALALNLAACVTTPTDSGMAAPPPPPPPPPPVVEAPTGVLYTCQDGTTFRIAFSEKAATVTLKDGTRLHLPQQVAASGIWYSSGKHDFRGKGRDATWTVGKKMPTQCVTD; translated from the coding sequence ATGCGTCGCAGCCTGTCTATCGTCGCTCTTTGCGCGCTCGCCCTGAACCTGGCGGCCTGCGTGACCACCCCGACCGATAGCGGCATGGCCGCGCCACCCCCGCCTCCCCCGCCTCCGCCGCCCGTCGTGGAAGCCCCGACCGGCGTGCTTTATACCTGCCAGGACGGGACGACTTTCCGTATCGCCTTTAGCGAAAAGGCGGCAACCGTAACGTTGAAAGACGGTACGAGACTTCACCTGCCGCAGCAGGTTGCGGCCTCAGGTATCTGGTATTCGTCGGGCAAGCACGATTTCCGCGGCAAGGGCCGTGACGCGACTTGGACCGTCGGCAAGAAGATGCCAACCCAATGCGTAACGGATTAG
- a CDS encoding protein-tyrosine-phosphatase, protein MFHRPIHVLFLAERNSSRSILAEALLNRLGAGRFEAYSAGVTPAVAISPYAIALLHRINYNIQTLVPKGIEAFGAPDAPELDFVFRLSHHLPQGRLPQFKGNPRLIDWFLPDPEDVMGSPAMIATAYADLFGALCSRIETLSQMSPTFLAGEAAPDRLERMGEAYIRLAA, encoded by the coding sequence ATGTTTCACCGTCCGATCCATGTTCTGTTCCTGGCCGAGCGCAATTCCTCACGTTCCATTCTGGCCGAAGCGCTGCTCAACCGTCTGGGGGCCGGGCGCTTTGAGGCCTATTCCGCGGGTGTGACCCCGGCCGTAGCCATTAGCCCCTATGCCATCGCACTTTTGCACCGCATCAACTACAATATTCAGACCCTGGTGCCCAAGGGGATCGAAGCCTTTGGGGCGCCAGATGCCCCGGAACTCGACTTCGTTTTCCGTCTGTCGCACCACTTGCCGCAAGGCCGCCTGCCGCAATTCAAGGGCAATCCGCGCCTGATCGACTGGTTCCTGCCCGATCCGGAAGACGTCATGGGCTCCCCGGCCATGATCGCCACCGCCTATGCCGATCTGTTTGGCGCCCTTTGCTCGCGAATCGAAACGCTGAGCCAGATGAGTCCGACCTTTCTGGCGGGCGAAGCCGCGCCTGATCGACTGGAGCGCATGGGCGAAGCCTATATCCGCCTGGCCGCATAA
- a CDS encoding ArsR/SmtB family transcription factor, translating into MEMDDAVVALFALAHPGRLEAFRTIVRAGPSGMPAGEIARAIKAPANTTSTHLSILTGAGLLKAYRSGRSIIYSAELTHLSGLADYLLNDCAQGKPEAWSQLTVPEPATKKTA; encoded by the coding sequence ATGGAAATGGATGATGCCGTCGTTGCCTTGTTCGCCCTTGCCCATCCGGGCCGGTTGGAAGCCTTTCGCACTATTGTGCGCGCAGGTCCGTCCGGTATGCCCGCCGGTGAGATTGCCCGCGCGATCAAGGCCCCTGCCAATACCACCTCGACCCACCTCAGCATTCTGACCGGAGCGGGCCTGCTTAAAGCTTACCGTAGCGGTCGCTCGATCATTTATAGCGCGGAGCTGACGCATTTGTCGGGGCTGGCCGACTACCTGCTGAATGATTGCGCGCAGGGCAAGCCTGAGGCGTGGAGCCAGTTGACTGTCCCGGAGCCCGCTACCAAAAAGACGGCCTGA
- a CDS encoding CheR family methyltransferase, whose translation MTPEDTEHLAALLKQRSGLILGSDKTYLIESRLAPVARREGYANVAALLTALRTKRDEKLIYTVTDAMTTNETFFFRDKTPFDQFKSDVLPALAKARSGDIKIWCAACSTGQEPYSLAMMMEESRAQFPRVNLDILATDISERCLEKAQAGLYTQFEVQRGLPIQMMVKHFEKIDEMWRISPKIRQAVRYKKLNLLDDLRSVGRQDVIYCRNVLIYFDIETKKRVLEQMATLLADDGYLFLGAAETVLGITDVFKPMAGMRGLYIKNQAVGAQPLRKFGS comes from the coding sequence ATGACCCCGGAAGATACCGAACACCTTGCCGCCCTATTGAAGCAACGCTCCGGACTGATCCTCGGCTCGGACAAGACCTATCTGATCGAAAGTCGTCTGGCCCCCGTGGCGCGCCGCGAAGGCTATGCTAATGTCGCCGCCCTGCTGACGGCCCTTCGCACCAAACGCGACGAGAAGCTGATCTATACCGTCACCGACGCGATGACGACGAACGAGACCTTTTTCTTCCGCGACAAGACGCCGTTTGATCAGTTCAAATCCGACGTCCTGCCGGCGCTCGCCAAGGCCCGCAGTGGCGACATCAAGATTTGGTGCGCCGCGTGTTCGACCGGTCAGGAGCCCTATTCCCTGGCTATGATGATGGAAGAATCGCGCGCCCAGTTTCCGCGCGTCAATCTCGACATACTGGCCACCGACATTTCCGAACGCTGCCTCGAAAAGGCGCAGGCCGGCCTCTACACGCAGTTTGAAGTGCAACGCGGCCTGCCCATCCAGATGATGGTCAAGCATTTCGAGAAGATCGACGAAATGTGGCGCATCTCGCCTAAGATCCGTCAGGCCGTCCGCTACAAAAAGCTCAACCTGCTCGACGATCTGCGCTCCGTCGGTCGTCAGGACGTGATCTATTGCCGTAACGTGCTGATCTATTTCGATATCGAAACCAAGAAGCGCGTGCTGGAACAGATGGCCACCCTGTTGGCCGATGACGGATACCTCTTCCTTGGGGCGGCGGAAACCGTGCTGGGGATCACTGATGTCTTCAAGCCCATGGCGGGGATGCGCGGCCTTTATATCAAAAATCAGGCCGTAGGCGCCCAGCCCCTACGCAAGTTCGGCAGCTGA